A region from the Variovorax sp. RKNM96 genome encodes:
- a CDS encoding acyltransferase: protein MAYKAHPTAIVDEGARIGDGTRIWHWVHVSAQASIGEGCSLGQNVYVGNDVTIGHNVKIQNNVSVYDAVTLEDDVFCGPSMVFTNVYNPRSAVTRKDEYRRTLVKRGATLGANCTIVCGNTVGEYAFVGAGAVINKNVPAYALMVGVPARQIGWMSEFGEQLALPLQGAAEAICAHTGARYVLDGNAVTKLDAKKP, encoded by the coding sequence ATGGCATACAAGGCCCACCCCACCGCGATCGTCGACGAGGGCGCCCGCATCGGCGATGGCACCCGCATCTGGCATTGGGTGCACGTCAGCGCGCAGGCATCCATTGGCGAGGGCTGCTCGCTTGGCCAGAACGTCTACGTCGGCAATGACGTGACCATCGGGCACAACGTCAAGATCCAGAACAACGTCAGCGTCTACGACGCGGTCACTTTGGAAGACGACGTGTTTTGCGGGCCGAGCATGGTCTTCACCAACGTCTACAACCCACGTTCGGCTGTCACACGCAAGGACGAATATCGCCGCACCCTGGTGAAGCGGGGTGCGACGTTGGGCGCCAATTGCACGATCGTCTGCGGCAACACCGTGGGCGAATATGCCTTCGTCGGCGCCGGCGCCGTGATCAACAAGAACGTGCCGGCCTATGCGCTCATGGTCGGTGTGCCCGCCAGGCAGATCGGCTGGATGAGCGAATTCGGCGAGCAACTCGCGTTGCCGCTGCAAGGCGCAGCAGAAGCCATTTGCGCGCACACCGGTGCGCGCTATGTACTCGACGGCAATGCCGTGACCAAGTTGGATGCCAAGAAGCCATGA
- a CDS encoding Gfo/Idh/MocA family oxidoreductase — translation MKNFALIGAAGYIAPRHMRAIKDTDNHLSVAYDINDSVGIIDSISPQSEFFTEFERFYEHAQQLKRNPATALDYVAICSPNYLHHPHIAAGLRLGCDVICEKPLVPTPDLVDELERVEKETGKRVFNILQLRHHDAILKLRDKVAAAPVDTKFDVELTYITSRGKWYMESWKGDNRKSFGVATNIGVHFYDMLHFIFGKLQRNVVHYSGTAKAAGYLEYERARVRWFLSIDANDLPAEVKGKKTTFRNIDISGEKLEFSEGFTDLHTVSYKEILAGRGYGLEDARHCIETVNVIRSATPVQGEQGEVHPFVRHLA, via the coding sequence ATGAAAAACTTTGCTCTCATCGGCGCTGCCGGCTACATCGCTCCGCGCCACATGCGTGCCATCAAGGACACGGACAACCACCTTTCGGTGGCCTACGACATCAACGATTCGGTCGGCATCATCGACAGCATCTCGCCGCAGAGCGAGTTCTTCACCGAGTTCGAACGCTTCTACGAGCACGCGCAGCAGCTCAAGCGCAACCCTGCGACGGCGCTCGACTATGTAGCGATCTGCAGTCCCAACTACCTGCATCACCCGCACATCGCTGCAGGCCTGCGCCTGGGTTGCGACGTGATCTGCGAGAAGCCCCTGGTGCCAACGCCGGACCTCGTCGACGAACTGGAGCGCGTTGAAAAGGAAACCGGCAAGCGCGTCTTCAACATCCTGCAACTGCGCCATCACGACGCCATCCTGAAGCTGCGCGACAAGGTTGCCGCCGCGCCCGTAGACACCAAGTTCGACGTGGAGTTGACCTACATCACTTCGCGCGGCAAGTGGTACATGGAAAGCTGGAAGGGCGACAACCGCAAGTCGTTCGGCGTGGCGACCAACATCGGTGTGCACTTCTACGACATGCTGCACTTCATCTTCGGCAAGCTGCAGCGCAACGTGGTGCACTACAGCGGCACGGCCAAGGCGGCGGGCTATCTCGAATACGAACGCGCACGCGTGCGCTGGTTCCTGTCCATCGACGCCAACGATCTGCCGGCCGAGGTGAAGGGAAAGAAGACCACCTTCCGCAACATCGACATCAGCGGCGAGAAACTCGAGTTCTCCGAAGGCTTCACCGACCTGCACACGGTCAGCTACAAGGAAATCCTGGCCGGCCGCGGCTATGGCCTCGAGGATGCGCGTCATTGCATCGAGACCGTGAATGTGATTCGCAGCGCTACGCCCGTCCAGGGCGAACAGGGCGAAGTGCATCCGTTCGTCCGGCATCTCGCCTGA
- the tviB gene encoding Vi polysaccharide biosynthesis UDP-N-acetylglucosamine C-6 dehydrogenase TviB, producing the protein MQAAIHSNQPIAIIGLGYVGLPLAVEFGKKRQVVGFDINAKRIAELQNGQDHTLETTPEELKAAMQLAFTSHLDDLRECAVFIVTVPTPIDNANRPDLTPLIKASETVGKVMKAGAIVIFESTVYPGATEEVCVPVLEKFSGKKFNVDFFCGYSPERINPGDKVNTLTKIKKITSGSTPEVADLVDALYNEIITAGTHKATSLKVAEAAKVIENTQRDLNIALVNELSVIFERLGIDTLDVLEAAGSKWNFLPFRPGLVGGHCIGVDPYYLTHKAEQVGYHPQVILAGRRINDNMARYVARNTIKLMLKNGMDVPRCRIGVLGITFKENCPDIRNSKIVDMVREFEAWGASVEVVDPWAEAEEVGREYGLQLGKVDADHPVDALVVAVGHNEYRRATVAELRSLCRGEQPVLVDVKSLFNAQEARDSGFSVFRL; encoded by the coding sequence ATGCAAGCAGCCATTCATTCAAATCAACCGATCGCGATCATTGGCCTCGGCTACGTGGGCCTCCCTCTGGCCGTGGAGTTCGGCAAGAAGCGCCAGGTGGTCGGCTTCGACATCAATGCCAAGCGCATTGCCGAGCTGCAAAACGGGCAGGACCACACGCTCGAGACCACGCCCGAAGAACTGAAGGCCGCCATGCAACTGGCCTTTACATCGCACCTCGACGACCTGCGCGAGTGCGCCGTCTTCATCGTGACCGTGCCCACGCCCATCGACAACGCCAACCGGCCCGACCTGACGCCGCTGATCAAGGCCAGCGAAACCGTCGGCAAGGTGATGAAAGCCGGCGCGATCGTGATCTTCGAGTCGACGGTGTACCCGGGCGCGACGGAAGAGGTCTGCGTGCCCGTGCTGGAAAAGTTCAGTGGCAAAAAATTCAACGTCGACTTCTTCTGCGGGTACAGCCCGGAGCGGATCAATCCGGGGGACAAGGTCAACACGCTCACCAAGATCAAGAAGATCACCAGCGGCAGTACCCCCGAGGTGGCCGACCTGGTGGATGCGCTCTACAACGAGATCATCACCGCCGGCACGCACAAGGCCACCAGCCTCAAGGTGGCCGAAGCCGCCAAGGTGATCGAGAACACGCAGCGCGACCTGAACATCGCACTGGTCAATGAGCTCTCGGTGATCTTCGAGCGCCTTGGCATCGACACCCTCGACGTGCTCGAGGCCGCGGGCAGCAAGTGGAATTTCCTGCCCTTCCGTCCGGGTCTCGTGGGCGGGCACTGCATCGGCGTTGACCCGTACTACCTGACGCACAAGGCCGAACAGGTCGGCTACCACCCGCAGGTGATATTGGCCGGGCGCCGCATCAACGACAACATGGCGCGCTACGTGGCCCGCAACACCATCAAGTTGATGTTGAAGAACGGCATGGACGTGCCGCGCTGCCGCATCGGCGTGCTGGGCATCACCTTCAAGGAGAACTGCCCGGACATCCGCAACAGCAAGATCGTGGACATGGTGCGCGAGTTCGAGGCGTGGGGTGCTTCCGTGGAGGTTGTGGACCCGTGGGCGGAAGCCGAAGAAGTGGGGCGCGAGTACGGCCTTCAACTCGGCAAGGTCGATGCAGACCACCCGGTCGATGCGCTTGTCGTTGCCGTGGGCCACAACGAATACCGCCGCGCGACCGTAGCTGAGCTGCGCAGTTTGTGCCGAGGCGAGCAGCCCGTGCTGGTCGACGTCAAGAGCCTCTTCAACGCACAGGAAGCCCGCGATAGCGGCTTCTCCGTGTTCCGCCTGTAA
- a CDS encoding polysaccharide biosynthesis/export family protein: MGSVDAYDGREELPSEFRYLPDAAPEGAITPISLALVRTLAQTSPKGVPPEVQALFGKSERYTIGPGDVVGVIVYDHPELLPNAGAVISQSADPTGVQVAPGFIVDSEGEIAFPYISRVRVAGLSEGGASDLIRELLKPHVESPQVTVRIQSFRSRRAYVEGEVRTPGSQIITDVPMTLNEAINRAGGITANGNLSALTLIRDGKSIPIDMTRLREAGYDGNSIPLKSGDTVRVAHREDSKIFLMGEVVAPLALNMRSNGRLSLSEALGEAGGPQNATANAGQIYVIRQGATGAPAVFNLDAKNPAAMAIASQFRLQPQDVVYIDPVPLVKWNRVVSLILPSATVVNNASEVYVRHR; encoded by the coding sequence ATGGGTTCCGTGGACGCTTACGACGGACGCGAGGAGTTGCCATCCGAGTTCCGCTACCTGCCCGACGCGGCACCTGAAGGCGCGATCACCCCCATTTCTCTCGCGCTCGTGCGCACGCTGGCCCAGACCTCGCCCAAGGGCGTGCCGCCGGAAGTGCAGGCGTTGTTCGGCAAGAGCGAGCGCTACACCATCGGGCCGGGCGACGTGGTGGGTGTGATCGTTTACGACCATCCTGAGCTGCTGCCCAACGCGGGCGCGGTCATCTCGCAGTCCGCGGACCCTACCGGCGTACAGGTGGCCCCTGGTTTCATCGTCGATTCCGAAGGTGAGATCGCTTTCCCGTACATCAGCCGTGTGCGTGTCGCCGGCTTGAGCGAAGGCGGTGCCTCCGACCTGATTCGCGAGCTGTTGAAGCCGCATGTCGAGAGCCCGCAGGTGACGGTGCGCATCCAGTCCTTCAGAAGCCGCCGCGCCTATGTCGAGGGTGAAGTGCGCACCCCCGGGTCTCAGATCATCACCGACGTGCCGATGACGCTGAACGAGGCCATCAACCGGGCCGGCGGCATCACGGCCAACGGCAACCTGTCTGCCCTGACACTCATCCGCGATGGAAAGTCGATCCCGATCGACATGACCCGTTTGCGCGAGGCCGGCTACGACGGCAACAGCATTCCATTGAAGAGCGGCGACACCGTTCGCGTGGCGCACCGCGAAGACTCCAAGATCTTCCTCATGGGCGAGGTCGTGGCGCCGCTGGCCCTGAACATGCGCAGCAACGGCCGCCTGAGCCTGAGCGAGGCGCTGGGCGAGGCCGGCGGTCCGCAGAATGCAACCGCCAACGCGGGACAGATCTACGTCATCCGCCAGGGGGCCACGGGGGCGCCCGCCGTTTTCAATCTCGATGCCAAGAATCCGGCTGCCATGGCGATCGCGAGCCAGTTCCGGCTGCAGCCGCAGGATGTGGTCTATATCGACCCCGTGCCGCTGGTCAAGTGGAACCGCGTCGTCAGCCTGATCCTGCCGTCGGCCACGGTGGTCAACAACGCCAGCGAGGTGTACGTCAGGCATCGTTAG
- the serS gene encoding serine--tRNA ligase — translation MLDITLLRKDLASAVAGLEKRKKNQPYLDVSAFSALEAERKTVQTRTEEIQARRNALNKQIGPLKAKGESTDALMAEVNALKAEQESQSKRLEEIQPELQALLLAVPNLPHASVPVGEDETGNVEMRRWSPQGGAGGNATPLAFAAKDHVDLGAPLGLDFEMGAKLAGSRFSVMKGPIARLHRALAQFMLDTQTEKHGYAECYVPYIVNAATLSGTGQLPKFEGDLFAAKKGGQDGEPAPDHSALYLIPTSEVPLTNFVRDEVVAESQLPIKLTAHTPCFRSEAGSAGRDTRGMIRQHQFDKVEMVQIVHPETSYDALEQMTGHAEAVLQALELPYRVVLLCTGDMGFGSTKTYDLEVWLPAQNTYREISSVSNCEAFQARRLQARFKNAQGKNELVHTLNGSGLAVGRALVAVLENHQNEDGSINVPAALRPYIGGLEVLRG, via the coding sequence ATGCTCGACATCACCCTGCTCCGAAAAGACCTGGCCTCCGCTGTGGCCGGCCTCGAAAAACGCAAGAAGAACCAGCCCTACCTCGACGTGTCGGCGTTCAGCGCGCTCGAAGCCGAGCGCAAGACCGTCCAGACCCGCACCGAGGAAATCCAGGCGCGCCGCAATGCGCTGAACAAGCAGATCGGCCCGCTCAAGGCCAAGGGCGAATCGACCGACGCGCTGATGGCCGAGGTCAACGCGCTCAAGGCCGAGCAGGAATCGCAGTCCAAGCGCCTCGAAGAAATCCAGCCCGAGCTGCAGGCCCTGCTGCTCGCGGTGCCCAACCTGCCGCACGCCAGCGTGCCGGTCGGCGAGGACGAGACCGGTAATGTCGAAATGCGCCGCTGGAGCCCGCAGGGCGGCGCCGGCGGCAACGCCACGCCGTTGGCCTTCGCGGCAAAGGACCATGTAGATCTCGGCGCGCCGCTGGGCCTCGATTTCGAGATGGGCGCCAAGCTCGCCGGCTCGCGCTTCAGCGTCATGAAGGGCCCGATCGCCCGGCTGCACCGCGCGCTCGCACAGTTCATGCTCGACACCCAGACCGAGAAGCACGGCTATGCCGAGTGCTACGTGCCCTACATCGTCAACGCCGCCACGTTGAGCGGCACCGGCCAGCTGCCCAAGTTCGAAGGCGACCTCTTCGCCGCGAAGAAGGGCGGCCAGGACGGCGAGCCCGCGCCCGACCATTCGGCGCTCTACCTGATCCCGACCAGCGAAGTGCCGCTGACCAACTTCGTGCGCGACGAGGTGGTGGCCGAGTCGCAATTGCCGATCAAGCTCACGGCCCACACGCCGTGCTTCCGTTCGGAAGCCGGCAGCGCTGGGCGCGACACGCGCGGCATGATCCGCCAGCACCAGTTCGACAAGGTCGAGATGGTGCAGATCGTCCATCCCGAGACGAGCTACGACGCGCTCGAGCAGATGACTGGCCATGCCGAGGCCGTGCTGCAGGCGCTGGAGCTGCCGTACCGCGTGGTGCTGCTGTGTACCGGCGACATGGGCTTTGGCTCGACCAAGACCTACGACCTCGAAGTCTGGCTGCCGGCGCAGAACACCTACCGCGAGATCAGCTCGGTCTCGAACTGCGAGGCCTTCCAGGCGCGCCGGTTGCAGGCACGTTTCAAGAATGCGCAGGGCAAGAACGAGCTCGTGCACACACTGAACGGCTCCGGCCTGGCGGTGGGGCGCGCGCTCGTGGCGGTGCTCGAAAACCACCAGAACGAAGACGGCTCGATCAACGTGCCGGCCGCGCTGCGGCCTTACATCGGCGGACTGGAAGTGTTGCGCGGTTGA
- a CDS encoding threonine/serine dehydratase — MNKQTTDWRSDIESASRRLRERAAGFLRETPLWKLPASAFGLAVPGVEVWLKLEHLQVSGSFKARGMMNRLLANDIPESGVVVASGGNAGIATAAAAKALGVRCQVFLPGVSPEAKRARLRALGAEVVVVGELYPDALAACLTRQKETGALLTHAYDQPEVVAGAGTLGHEIEVQGGLPDSVLVSVGGGGLIGGLAGWFEKRARVVALEPEKAPTLFRAREAGEPVDVEVGGIAADSLGARRIGAISWEITQQQVQDALLLSDESIRAAQQWLWKELKLAVEPAAALPLAALQTGAYAPREGEKVCLIVCGANVDPATVA; from the coding sequence TTGAACAAGCAAACGACTGACTGGCGCTCCGACATCGAGAGCGCTTCCCGCAGGCTGCGCGAACGCGCGGCCGGCTTCCTGCGCGAGACGCCACTCTGGAAGCTGCCCGCATCCGCCTTCGGCCTGGCAGTGCCCGGCGTGGAGGTGTGGCTCAAGCTGGAGCACCTGCAGGTGAGCGGCAGCTTCAAGGCCCGCGGCATGATGAACCGGCTGCTGGCCAACGACATTCCCGAAAGCGGCGTGGTCGTGGCCTCGGGCGGCAATGCCGGCATCGCGACCGCAGCCGCCGCGAAGGCGCTGGGCGTGCGCTGCCAGGTGTTCCTGCCCGGCGTGTCGCCCGAAGCCAAGCGCGCGCGCCTGCGTGCGTTGGGCGCTGAAGTGGTCGTGGTCGGCGAGCTGTACCCCGATGCGCTGGCCGCCTGCCTCACGCGGCAGAAGGAAACCGGCGCCTTGCTGACCCATGCCTACGACCAGCCCGAAGTGGTGGCCGGCGCGGGCACGCTGGGCCACGAGATCGAAGTGCAGGGCGGCCTGCCCGATTCGGTGCTCGTGAGCGTGGGCGGCGGCGGCCTGATCGGCGGCCTCGCCGGCTGGTTCGAGAAGCGCGCCCGCGTGGTGGCGCTCGAGCCCGAAAAGGCACCGACGCTGTTCCGCGCGCGCGAGGCTGGCGAACCGGTCGATGTCGAAGTGGGCGGCATCGCGGCCGACTCGCTCGGCGCACGCCGCATCGGCGCGATCTCGTGGGAGATCACGCAGCAGCAGGTGCAGGACGCGCTGCTGCTGTCCGATGAATCCATCCGCGCCGCGCAGCAGTGGCTGTGGAAGGAACTGAAGCTTGCCGTGGAGCCGGCCGCCGCGCTGCCGCTGGCGGCGCTGCAGACCGGCGCTTACGCGCCGCGCGAGGGCGAGAAGGTGTGCCTGATCGTCTGCGGGGCGAACGTGGATCCGGCGACCGTCGCCTGA
- the ispH gene encoding 4-hydroxy-3-methylbut-2-enyl diphosphate reductase has product MNPNIEEVLLAEPRGFCAGVDRAIEIVERAIAKFGAPIYVRHEIVHNTYVVNELKAKGAIFIEELSDVPPGATLVFSAHGVSKAVEQEARDRGFEIFDATCPLVTKVHVEVAKLAKEGYEFIMIGHKGHPEVEGTMGQLSSGIHLVEDVADVAKVSPGQTDKLAVVTQTTLSVDDAAEIAAAVRARFPNVREPKQQDICYATQNRQDAVKIMSPQVDLVIVVGSPTSSNSNRLRELAQRLGTESYMVDSADELKPEWFEGKGRVGLTAGASAPEVLVREVIDRVRAFGAVSVRKMDGIEETIKFPLPKGLKLDDIPPPGHIS; this is encoded by the coding sequence ATGAATCCCAACATCGAGGAAGTCCTCCTCGCCGAGCCGCGCGGCTTCTGTGCGGGCGTGGACCGCGCCATTGAGATCGTCGAGCGCGCCATCGCCAAGTTCGGCGCGCCGATCTATGTGCGCCACGAGATCGTGCACAACACCTACGTGGTGAACGAGCTCAAGGCCAAGGGCGCGATCTTCATCGAGGAGCTGTCCGACGTGCCGCCCGGCGCCACGCTGGTGTTCAGCGCGCACGGCGTGAGCAAGGCGGTGGAGCAGGAGGCGCGCGACCGCGGCTTCGAGATCTTCGATGCCACCTGCCCGCTGGTGACCAAGGTGCACGTCGAGGTGGCCAAGCTCGCGAAGGAAGGCTACGAATTCATCATGATCGGCCACAAGGGGCACCCCGAGGTCGAGGGCACGATGGGTCAGCTCTCCAGCGGCATCCACCTCGTGGAAGATGTGGCGGACGTGGCGAAGGTCTCGCCCGGGCAGACCGACAAGCTCGCAGTCGTCACGCAGACCACGCTCAGCGTGGACGATGCCGCCGAGATCGCCGCCGCGGTGCGCGCGCGCTTTCCGAACGTGCGCGAGCCCAAGCAGCAGGACATCTGCTACGCGACGCAGAACCGCCAGGACGCGGTGAAGATCATGAGCCCGCAGGTCGACCTCGTGATCGTGGTCGGCAGCCCCACCAGCTCCAACAGCAACCGGCTGCGCGAACTCGCGCAGCGCCTGGGCACCGAGAGCTACATGGTCGATTCGGCCGACGAACTCAAGCCCGAATGGTTCGAGGGCAAGGGCCGCGTCGGCCTTACCGCAGGCGCCTCGGCGCCCGAGGTGCTGGTGCGCGAGGTGATCGATCGCGTGCGGGCCTTCGGTGCGGTGTCGGTCCGCAAGATGGACGGCATCGAGGAAACCATCAAGTTTCCACTCCCCAAGGGCCTCAAGCTCGACGACATTCCGCCTCCGGGACATATCTCTTGA
- a CDS encoding FKBP-type peptidyl-prolyl cis-trans isomerase, whose protein sequence is MSHVVTSGSFLTLHYRLAGPAGDIINTFADKPATLSLGTGELSPAMEQRLLGLEEGTHATFELPAGEAFGDRNPEMQQWVAKKLLAQMGDPDEKYAVGDVVQFPTPDGTGSYAGAVIESSETAVRFDFNHPLAGQPVTFEVKLIGVL, encoded by the coding sequence ATGTCCCACGTCGTGACTTCCGGCTCCTTCCTGACCCTGCACTACCGGCTGGCCGGCCCGGCGGGCGACATCATCAACACCTTCGCTGACAAGCCGGCGACCCTGTCGCTGGGCACCGGCGAACTTTCGCCTGCCATGGAGCAGCGCCTGCTGGGCCTGGAAGAGGGCACGCATGCCACCTTCGAGCTGCCCGCCGGCGAGGCCTTCGGCGACCGGAACCCCGAGATGCAGCAATGGGTGGCCAAGAAGCTGCTCGCGCAGATGGGCGACCCCGACGAGAAATACGCGGTCGGCGACGTGGTGCAGTTCCCCACGCCTGATGGCACGGGCAGCTACGCAGGCGCGGTGATCGAATCGAGCGAGACCGCGGTGCGCTTCGACTTCAACCATCCGCTCGCCGGCCAGCCTGTCACTTTCGAAGTGAAGCTGATCGGAGTGCTATGA
- the radC gene encoding DNA repair protein RadC has product MAFKDLPATARPREKLIARGAAALADAELLALLLRTGVSGKNVLQMAQELLDRFGGLSGLLHTGPEDLKIVKGMGGDAKRAELIAVLELARRAMAEQLKERTVFDSPEAVKQYVQLHIGSRPHEVFAVLFLDVQHRLIVLEELFRGTLTQASVYPREIVMRALHHQAAAVVLAHNHPSGSIEPSRADESLTQTLRAALSLVDVRVIDHVIVSPGQSFSMAEKGLL; this is encoded by the coding sequence ATGGCTTTCAAGGATCTCCCCGCCACCGCCCGCCCGCGCGAAAAACTCATCGCGCGGGGCGCCGCCGCGCTGGCCGACGCCGAGCTGCTCGCGCTGCTGCTGCGCACCGGCGTGTCCGGGAAGAACGTGCTGCAGATGGCGCAGGAACTGCTCGATCGCTTCGGCGGCCTCTCGGGGCTGCTGCACACCGGCCCCGAGGACCTGAAGATCGTCAAGGGCATGGGCGGCGATGCCAAGCGCGCCGAGCTCATCGCGGTGCTCGAACTGGCCCGCCGCGCCATGGCCGAGCAGCTCAAGGAGCGCACGGTGTTCGACTCGCCCGAGGCGGTCAAGCAGTACGTGCAGCTGCACATCGGCTCGCGGCCGCACGAAGTGTTCGCGGTGCTGTTCCTCGATGTGCAGCACCGGCTGATCGTGCTGGAAGAACTGTTCCGCGGAACGCTCACGCAGGCGAGCGTCTACCCGCGCGAAATCGTCATGCGCGCCCTGCACCACCAAGCCGCGGCCGTGGTGCTGGCGCACAACCACCCGAGCGGCAGCATCGAACCCTCGCGCGCCGACGAATCGCTCACGCAAACGCTCAGGGCCGCGCTCTCGCTGGTGGACGTGCGCGTGATCGACCATGTCATCGTGAGCCCGGGCCAGAGCTTCTCGATGGCCGAAAAAGGATTGCTCTGA
- a CDS encoding Smr/MutS family protein, with amino-acid sequence MASRPPPSKTLKNLADLKQVQRALAETREREAAEAAAKAAAERKRAAEKDLFARAIGATEPLRRKAAVPLAPEPPAPIPVQHQLDEQRVLRESLSDEFDVTTLLDVDDAMSFRRPGIGTDVTARLRKGDWSIQAQVDLHGLRSDEAREALGGFIRASHKQGLRCVRVVHGKGLGSPGKQPVLKTKTQRWLIQKNEVIAFVQAKPAEGGAGALVVLLAPVRR; translated from the coding sequence ATGGCCTCGCGCCCCCCACCCTCGAAAACGCTGAAGAACCTCGCCGACCTCAAGCAGGTGCAGCGCGCGCTGGCCGAAACGCGCGAGCGCGAAGCGGCCGAGGCGGCTGCGAAGGCCGCCGCCGAACGCAAGCGCGCGGCCGAGAAAGACCTGTTCGCCCGCGCCATCGGCGCCACCGAGCCGCTGCGCCGCAAGGCCGCGGTGCCGCTCGCGCCAGAGCCGCCCGCGCCGATTCCGGTGCAGCACCAGCTCGACGAGCAGCGCGTGCTGCGCGAATCGCTCTCCGACGAGTTCGACGTGACCACGCTGCTGGACGTGGACGACGCCATGAGCTTCCGCCGCCCCGGCATCGGCACCGACGTGACGGCGCGGTTGCGCAAGGGCGACTGGTCGATCCAGGCGCAGGTCGACCTGCACGGCCTGCGCAGCGACGAGGCGCGCGAGGCGCTCGGCGGCTTCATCCGCGCATCGCACAAGCAGGGCCTGCGCTGCGTGCGCGTGGTGCATGGCAAGGGCCTCGGCTCGCCCGGCAAGCAGCCGGTGCTCAAGACCAAGACGCAGCGCTGGCTGATCCAGAAGAACGAGGTGATCGCGTTCGTGCAGGCGAAGCCGGCCGAAGGTGGGGCCGGGGCGCTTGTCGTGCTGCTGGCGCCGGTGCGGCGCTGA
- a CDS encoding FAD-dependent oxidoreductase: MNPIVIIGGGHAAAQLCAGLAEAGQGARVHLVCEEACEPYHRPPLSKAFLKSAEETTQPHKAADWYREAGITLHLGDAAVAIDREAHTVTLRSGAVLPWERLVLATGTRARQMPDLKQGLENVASLRAADEAHRLRERLTGAQHVTVLGGGFIGLEVAATAKALGKSVQVIESAPRLLGRAVSPELSAHVLATHRAAGIDIVLGAQTGAFEVEGDRLVSVQVNGVKQPVDLLLLGIGAVPETALAQAAGIECADGIVVDGHMQTSAADVLAVGDCTRFPDRRAGRALRLESVQNANDQARTAVATLTGAARTHDAVAWFWSDQGGMRLQMVGLMPAEGTPGLTSVRRPGPKPGAFSLFHYVDGQLVCVESVNAPVDHMMSRKLLEAGRSPDAVAIADAAIPLKNHLA; the protein is encoded by the coding sequence ATGAATCCCATCGTCATCATCGGCGGCGGCCACGCCGCGGCCCAGCTCTGCGCCGGCCTCGCCGAAGCCGGGCAGGGCGCGCGCGTGCACCTGGTCTGCGAAGAGGCCTGCGAGCCGTACCACCGGCCGCCGCTGTCCAAGGCATTTCTCAAGAGCGCCGAAGAAACCACGCAGCCGCACAAGGCCGCCGACTGGTACCGCGAAGCGGGCATCACGCTGCACCTGGGCGATGCGGCCGTGGCCATCGACCGCGAGGCGCACACCGTCACGCTGCGCTCGGGCGCCGTGCTGCCGTGGGAGCGGCTGGTGCTCGCGACCGGCACGCGCGCACGCCAGATGCCCGATCTGAAGCAGGGGCTCGAGAACGTCGCGAGCCTGCGTGCCGCCGACGAGGCGCATCGCCTGCGCGAGCGGCTTACAGGTGCGCAGCACGTCACGGTGCTCGGTGGCGGCTTCATCGGCCTCGAAGTGGCGGCCACCGCCAAGGCGCTCGGCAAGAGCGTGCAGGTGATCGAGAGTGCGCCGCGCCTCCTGGGCCGCGCCGTGTCGCCTGAGCTGTCGGCGCATGTGCTCGCGACGCATCGCGCCGCGGGCATCGACATCGTGCTCGGCGCTCAGACCGGTGCGTTCGAGGTCGAGGGCGATCGGTTGGTATCGGTCCAGGTCAACGGCGTGAAGCAACCGGTCGACCTGCTGCTGCTCGGCATCGGCGCCGTGCCCGAGACCGCACTCGCGCAAGCCGCGGGCATCGAGTGCGCCGACGGCATCGTGGTCGACGGCCACATGCAGACCAGCGCGGCCGACGTGCTCGCCGTGGGCGACTGCACGCGCTTCCCCGATCGCCGCGCGGGCCGCGCACTGCGGCTCGAATCGGTGCAGAACGCGAATGACCAGGCGCGCACCGCGGTCGCCACGCTGACCGGTGCCGCGCGCACGCACGATGCGGTTGCGTGGTTCTGGTCCGACCAGGGCGGCATGCGGCTGCAGATGGTGGGCCTGATGCCGGCCGAAGGCACGCCGGGTTTGACGAGCGTGCGCCGCCCCGGTCCCAAGCCGGGAGCTTTCTCGCTGTTCCACTATGTCGACGGGCAATTGGTGTGCGTCGAATCGGTCAACGCGCCGGTCGATCACATGATGAGCCGCAAGCTCCTCGAAGCGGGTCGCAGCCCCGACGCGGTGGCGATTGCGGATGCGGCGATTCCGCTGAAGAACCACTTGGCATAG